Proteins encoded by one window of Chryseobacterium foetidum:
- a CDS encoding RDD family protein, giving the protein MKVSELKEKKVIHRPTQNFDVDGKRVYNVFEYDLPFKTDYEDNERERILAKIIDAVPVLLIALLLLDQSPFLAVILSLPAVIIVGSISESFFGTTLGKKIFKIKVIDDNGNNPHILRSIGRNILCLAVFSMLLSDFIPPLNEILGIKHKEANFTMHMNNILCKTHIVKESKLREIKMLLNQSNKQII; this is encoded by the coding sequence ATGAAAGTTTCAGAATTAAAAGAAAAGAAAGTAATTCACAGGCCAACTCAGAATTTTGATGTTGACGGAAAACGTGTTTATAATGTTTTTGAATACGATCTGCCTTTTAAAACTGATTATGAAGACAACGAACGGGAAAGAATTCTGGCAAAAATAATTGACGCTGTGCCTGTTTTGCTTATCGCACTTTTGTTGCTTGATCAGTCTCCTTTTTTAGCAGTCATACTGTCACTTCCGGCAGTGATTATTGTCGGAAGCATTTCTGAAAGTTTTTTTGGAACCACATTAGGAAAAAAAATATTCAAAATAAAGGTGATAGATGACAATGGAAATAATCCTCATATTTTAAGATCAATCGGTAGAAATATTCTGTGTCTGGCAGTTTTTTCAATGCTGTTGTCAGATTTCATTCCTCCATTAAATGAAATTTTGGGTATCAAACATAAAGAAGCCAACTTTACAATGCATATGAATAATATCCTGTGCAAGACACATATAGTAAAAGAAAGCAAACTAAGAGAAATCAAAATGTTACTTAACCAAAGTAACAAACAAATAATTTGA